In the genome of Streptomyces sp. NBC_00433, the window AGCACCGTCCTGGACGGAAAGCTCTACGTCATCGGAGGGTGCTCCAGCGACTACTCCTGCGGTGAGAACTCGACAGTGAGCGTCTACGACCCGTCAACGGACAGCTGGTCGAGCGCGGCGAACTACCCCGTGCCGGTCGCGGCGGGCGCCTGCGCCGGGATCGAGAACCGGATCTACTGCGCCGGCGGCACCGCGAACCCCGCGGTGCCGGGCGGGACGTACGACCTGTCGTCGGCCTACTCCTACGACCCGGTGACCGACCGCTGGTCGAAGCTGCCCGACATGCCGCATGCGGTCTGGCGCTCGGCGTACACCTCGGCTGACGGCCTGCTGCTGATCAGCGGTGGCCAGTCCAAGGACGCGGTGCTGGACTCCGCGCTCGCCTTCGACCCCCGGACCTCCACATGGTCCAGCCTGCCCCGGATGAGCCAGGCCCGTACGGGCGCGGCCGGTGCGCCGGGCTTCTACACGGTCGGCGGCATTGCCGAGGGAGCGTCGGTCCAGACCGTGGAGCTGCTGTCCGGATACAACCAGCAGGACGGCGCGGACATCACCTGGATGTCCGCGAGCACCCCGTCGCTGGCGCTCCAGCCGGGCGAGACCGCGCAGGTCACTGTCACGCTGGACGCCTCGGTGGCCGAGATCGGACAGCCGGGCGCCTATGCCGCCCGGCTCCAGCTGAACAGCGACACGCCCTACCCGCTGGCAGACATCCCGGTCTCCCTCACCGTGTCCCCGCCGAGCAGCTGGGGCAAGATCACCGGAAAGGTGACGGCGGCGAGCACTGGTCTGCCGCTCGCCGGAGCGACCGTCGAGGTCGACTCCTGGGTGGCCGACACCACCCTCACCACGGCTGCGGACGGCAGCTACGAACTGTGGCTCGACAAACGCAACAACCCGCTGACCGTGATCGTGGCGAAGGAGGGCTACAAGCCGGTCGTGGCCACCGTGAAGGTGGTCAAGGGATCGGTGGTCGTCACCGACTTCGCCCTGAAGAAGGCGTAAGCGAGACGCCACGACCGACAGCGCCCGGCCGGGATCCCGGCCGGGCGCTGTCGTATGACAGGAGGAGTTCAAGCGTGATGCCGTCGCACCGGCCCGATCCTCCAGCAAAACGGTCACCGAGGTGGCCCGAGACCTGGGAGTGAGCCCCGAGGGGCTGCGGAGCTGGGTCAAGCAGGACAGGATCGACCGCGGCGAGGGCGGCCCGGCCCGGCATACGCCTGGTCGGCGACATCACCTGCCTGCCGACCGAGGAGGGCCGGCTCCACCTCGCCTGCTGGCTGGACCCGGCCACCCGCGAGACCGCCGGCTGCGCGATGGCCGGCCACCACCGCGCCGACCTGGTCGTCGATGCCCTGCACATGGCCCAAGGACGCGGTCGCCCGGAACCGGACCGGACGCACCGGCCCGTGTGACGACAACGCCGCAGCCGAGAGCCTCTGGGCGGTTCTCAAAGCCGAGATCGGCACCCGGACCTGGCCCGACGACCGGGCAGCCGCCCGCACCGAGGTCTTCTCCTTCATCGAGAGACCCCGTTGCCCAATTGTCTATGCGGCGAGGTCGAGGGCGGCGAGGTGTGATGTTCGGGTAGGTGCGAGTGGCTGCCCGGTCCACCAGGCATCGAGGCGGATGAGGTTGACGGCGGTGGCTGTAAGGACGTGTGCGAGGGCGGTCTTTCGCAGTCCTGCGTAGCGGGTGCGGCGAGCGCCGGCGGCCATGACCGCCTGGTGGATCGTGCCCTCCACTCCGGAGCGGAGGGCATAGACCGCCTTCCACTCCTCGGTGGTTTGCTCCGCGCGGACGCGTTCGAGGACGGCGTCTTGATCTTGTGGGCGGACGGTGAGCTGTCGGCCGTAACGTGTTGAGTTGGTGCACTGCCCGCGGGACGGGCAGGGCGCGCAGGTCTCGGTGGCGAAGCGGATGCGGATCGCGGGTCGCTGATTGTTGTCGAGTCCCTCGGTCCAGTAACGACTGTGGGCACCGTCGGGGCAGATCGCCCGATGAGCGTCCCAGTCGATAGTGAAGGATGCCTTGTCGTAGCCGGTTGCCTGGACGGTGCGGCGGGTCATGGGCCGGACCGGGCCGATCACGCGGACACCTCTCTGGGTGGGCGCCGTCAACAGGAGCTCCGCGGAGATGTAGCCGGCATCCATCAGGTGTTCGCCCGGCAGCAGGCCCTTGGCGTCGAGGCGGTCATGGATCTCGTCGACGACCACGGGGTCGCCGACCGTGGCGTCCGTTGTCACCACGTGGGTGATCAGATGCGGTCGGCCGGTCTCCCGGGCGTCGCAGGTCTCGCTGAAGTGGACTTTGTAGCCGTCCCAGGCCGAGCCGCGCTTGACGGCGTTGCGGGAGTCGGGGTCGTAGGGCGAGGTGATCCGTGCTCTGCTGGGCGGGAGATCGTCTTTCCCCCGCCAGGACACCTCTTGCACTCCGTCGGTGATCGTGCGCTGGAACTGCTGGAGCCACACCGTCCGCAGGATGCCAACAACCGGGACCTGCCGCAGCCAGGCCGGGGCACTGGCCGCGAAGGACGCATTGAGGAACTGGTAGCCGTCAGCTGCAATACGCCAGGTGAGCTGCGTCCGCTCGCTTTCACCACTCGGCAGCCGGTAGGAGTCCACCCGGGCCCCGTACTGTTGCTGCCAGGCCGGGGGCATCCAGGAGGCGAGCCACTCGGGCGCTGCGACGGCGACCGCCTCCAGCGTGGCCCGCAGCGTCTCGCCGATGAACTCCAGGCGGTTGAGGTCCCTCACCGCGGCAAGCACGTGCGTGGAGTCGGTACGCTGCCGGCCCCGCCCGGACACCAGCCCCAGTTCGTTGAGCCGCTCCAGCAGCAGATCCAGGATCTTCTCCTCCAGACTGTGGGCCAGGAGACGGTCGCGGAACCCCGTCAGCACGGTGAAGTCGAAGCCCGGATCGGCCAGGTCGAGGCCAAGCAGGTACTTCCAGTCGATTCTCGCGCGTACCGCGTGGGCCGCCTGGCGGTCGGTCAGATTCTCCGCGAACTGCAGCACACTGACCAGCGCCAGCTGGCCCGGAGCGACACCGGGGCGGCCACGCACGCCGAACGTGGACTTGAAGACCTCGTCATCGAACAGTGGACCGAGCGCGTCCCGCACCCGCATCGCCAGACACCCCTTGGGAAACGCCGCCCAGGCCACCGCCCGCGTCTCCTCAGGCACCTCCCGACCCGAGTCCGCCCGCATCGACACCCAACCCCTCCGTCCCAAGATCGAGGCGGGCTCGCGACTCAGGCCCCCGACCTCAGGCTCCACCCCTCAACCAACCGCCAAGGCCGAGATCAGAAGCCATCACCCAATTGGGCAACGGGGTCATCGAGACTTTCTACAACCGGCGCCGAGCCGCCTCGCGACGGCCGAACCGCGGGTGCGCTCGGTCATCCGGCCACTCCCGCACTGGCCCGGCAAGCCGCAGCGGGGGGCCGTCCCCGCGCTCGCCGCCGCCCCCACCCACGCGCTCGCACCGGCCCCTGCCCTGGTCTCCCGGTCCGGTTGGCCCGCCCCCTCGGCCGGGCGGGACCTCGCGGTGCTGCACGGGCGGATGGGGAGGTGTGGAGCCGACCAGCCGTACGTCGTCGCTCCACAGCGAGGTGTCCCGGGCCAGGAGCCGGATCATGCTGGTGAGCAGGAGCGATACGGCGCGCAGCCGTTTGCCGTAGCCGGACTGCCGGGGCACGTAGGGGAACATGCCGCGGAAGTCACGGTCCACGCGGCGCAGCCGGCGCCGCTCGGAGGTGTAGTCGAGCAGCGCCGACATCACGGCCAGCGTGAGCAGTTCCGCGTCACTGAGCATGGGCGCGATCCCGACCTTCGGGC includes:
- a CDS encoding IS1182 family transposase translates to MPEETRAVAWAAFPKGCLAMRVRDALGPLFDDEVFKSTFGVRGRPGVAPGQLALVSVLQFAENLTDRQAAHAVRARIDWKYLLGLDLADPGFDFTVLTGFRDRLLAHSLEEKILDLLLERLNELGLVSGRGRQRTDSTHVLAAVRDLNRLEFIGETLRATLEAVAVAAPEWLASWMPPAWQQQYGARVDSYRLPSGESERTQLTWRIAADGYQFLNASFAASAPAWLRQVPVVGILRTVWLQQFQRTITDGVQEVSWRGKDDLPPSRARITSPYDPDSRNAVKRGSAWDGYKVHFSETCDARETGRPHLITHVVTTDATVGDPVVVDEIHDRLDAKGLLPGEHLMDAGYISAELLLTAPTQRGVRVIGPVRPMTRRTVQATGYDKASFTIDWDAHRAICPDGAHSRYWTEGLDNNQRPAIRIRFATETCAPCPSRGQCTNSTRYGRQLTVRPQDQDAVLERVRAEQTTEEWKAVYALRSGVEGTIHQAVMAAGARRTRYAGLRKTALAHVLTATAVNLIRLDAWWTGQPLAPTRTSHLAALDLAA